One Chryseobacterium sp. StRB126 genomic region harbors:
- a CDS encoding siderophore-interacting protein, with product MPSLPKWINDTVENVWSSKFKDCKVIHIETIPGNLRLVRFETNLQDIQYEPAYAIGIRINDRDFRNYSPFNFKREAGTFEVLFHIHDHLAAGSRFATHLSVGDSIKILIPRGKRFFEPDAKIHFSIGDETSLGSSLSIKEAVEETGSLFICLHELEESQALESLNLYGYHSPKNSTMRIIEALTDFLREEKEAIYNDNAVFYLTGNGTRMSLIKKYLKAKGVSSKCIRSQAYWIEGKRGL from the coding sequence ATGCCAAGTTTACCAAAATGGATCAACGATACGGTAGAAAATGTGTGGTCCTCAAAATTCAAAGATTGTAAAGTTATTCATATAGAAACTATTCCAGGGAATCTTCGTCTTGTACGTTTTGAAACCAATTTACAGGATATTCAGTATGAACCTGCTTATGCTATTGGAATAAGAATCAACGACAGAGATTTCCGCAATTATTCGCCCTTCAATTTTAAGAGAGAAGCGGGAACCTTTGAAGTTTTATTTCATATTCATGATCATTTAGCAGCGGGAAGTCGTTTTGCAACCCATTTATCTGTTGGAGATTCCATAAAGATATTAATACCCAGAGGAAAGCGATTTTTTGAGCCGGATGCAAAAATTCATTTCTCTATAGGAGATGAAACCTCATTGGGAAGTTCACTTTCCATTAAAGAAGCAGTGGAAGAAACAGGGTCTTTATTTATATGCCTTCATGAACTGGAAGAATCCCAGGCTCTGGAAAGTCTCAATTTATATGGTTATCACAGTCCCAAAAACAGTACAATGAGGATCATAGAAGCCTTAACGGACTTTCTAAGGGAAGAAAAGGAAGCCATTTACAATGATAATGCTGTTTTTTACCTTACAGGGAATGGAACCCGAATGTCATTGATAAAGAAATATCTTAAGGCTAAAGGAGTTTCTTCGAAATGCATCAGATCACAAGCGTACTGGATAGAAGGAAAGAGAGGGTTGTAA
- a CDS encoding NAD(P)H-dependent oxidoreductase, whose protein sequence is MKKIAIINGHPNKESFNFGVAEAYKNGAKEAGAEIKEITIADLNFNPNLQFGYQKRMELEPDLLNAWEIILWADHLVWIHPVWWGGLPALMKGFIDRLFLPGFAYKYRENSLWWDKLLKGKTAHIITTIDQPGWYYRLMYGRPSVNQLKISTLEFCGVKPVKVTYLGIIRTSNEEQRKKWLEKVKSLGGKLK, encoded by the coding sequence ATGAAAAAAATAGCCATTATCAATGGGCATCCGAATAAAGAATCTTTTAATTTCGGGGTTGCAGAAGCCTATAAAAACGGAGCCAAAGAAGCAGGAGCAGAAATAAAGGAAATTACGATAGCAGACTTGAACTTTAATCCCAATTTACAGTTCGGATATCAAAAAAGAATGGAGTTGGAGCCGGATTTGTTGAATGCCTGGGAGATCATTCTGTGGGCAGATCATCTGGTTTGGATACATCCTGTCTGGTGGGGAGGTTTACCAGCTTTGATGAAAGGTTTTATAGACCGGCTTTTTCTTCCTGGATTCGCCTATAAATACAGAGAGAATTCTTTGTGGTGGGATAAGCTTTTAAAAGGAAAAACAGCTCATATTATCACCACAATAGATCAACCGGGTTGGTATTACCGCCTGATGTACGGAAGACCAAGCGTTAATCAGCTTAAGATATCAACACTGGAGTTTTGTGGAGTAAAACCGGTGAAGGTAACCTACCTGGGCATTATCCGTACTTCTAATGAAGAACAGCGGAAAAAGTGGTTGGAGAAAGTGAAATCATTAGGAGGAAAACTAAAATAA
- a CDS encoding helix-turn-helix domain-containing protein, protein MKHTIPIYDLSDISKHRFHIKRMDQHTYHTESILMDKGIHRDSHYIFTFMESGHVKMMVDFNIIEAKDSTIFCVLPGQVHQGLLMHKVNGWFIAIKSDLVPDSVRSVFEESMEGIQPLAVEKIWVEKFNNAAAILHSFYTEEMLASKEGFLVVQSLLHTFIGMFAFIYSKENYSQAIGENRSLQLTREFKILVRQGYKTMKSPSEYAEKLNISRGYLTEVIREVTGKPAQHWIHQEILIEAKRLLAFTHLTVKEIAYELGYNDHMYFSRLFSKLEDQSPSAFRNSNR, encoded by the coding sequence ATGAAGCATACCATTCCTATCTACGATCTAAGTGATATCTCCAAGCATCGCTTCCATATAAAAAGGATGGATCAGCATACCTATCATACAGAGAGTATTCTTATGGATAAAGGAATACATCGCGACAGCCATTATATATTCACCTTTATGGAAAGCGGACATGTAAAAATGATGGTTGACTTCAACATCATTGAAGCTAAAGATTCTACTATTTTCTGTGTGTTACCTGGACAGGTACATCAAGGACTTTTAATGCATAAGGTGAACGGATGGTTTATAGCGATAAAATCTGATCTGGTTCCGGATTCTGTACGATCTGTGTTCGAGGAGTCTATGGAAGGAATACAACCTTTAGCAGTGGAGAAAATATGGGTAGAAAAATTTAATAATGCAGCAGCTATCCTTCATTCTTTTTATACGGAGGAAATGTTGGCTTCCAAGGAAGGTTTTTTAGTGGTTCAATCTCTTCTTCATACTTTTATAGGGATGTTTGCTTTTATCTATTCAAAAGAAAACTATTCTCAGGCTATTGGTGAAAATCGTTCTTTACAACTGACACGGGAGTTTAAAATTTTGGTGCGACAAGGCTATAAAACCATGAAAAGTCCATCTGAATATGCTGAAAAGCTAAATATCTCAAGAGGATATCTCACAGAAGTCATCCGTGAAGTGACTGGTAAACCTGCTCAACATTGGATTCATCAGGAAATTCTAATTGAAGCCAAGCGGTTATTAGCATTCACTCACCTTACAGTAAAGGAAATTGCCTATGAATTAGGATACAATGACCACATGTATTTCAGCCGTTTATTTTCAAAACTGGAAGACCAATCCCCTTCAGCGTTCAGGAATTCAAACAGGTAG